The genome window GGAGGAACGTCACCTTCTGGATGGATTGGCGTACCTGTTGAGCGTGGCCGCCCAGCGTAAACTGGCGGAAGAAGAGATCGAGCGGTCGCGCCAGCAACTGCGCAGCCTGTACCACAAACTGGAAACCGTGCGCGAGGAAGAGCGGTCCCGCATCGCCCGCGAAATTCACGATGAAATGGCGCAGGTGCTGACCACCATGAAACTGGAAGTGGCCCGCTTGTGCAAGAAGCTGGAAGCCAGCAACCCTGACTTGAAGGACAACGCGGAGACCGTGATCGAGTTGATCGACCAGACCCTTCCTACCGTAAAACAATTGATCCACGACCTGCGTCCGCCGATCCTCGATCACTTTGGTCTGGAAGAAGCCATTTCCTGGCAAGGGCAGGAGTTCGAGCGCCTGACTGGAATTTCGTTCGATTTCGATTGCGATAGCGAACCGGAAACTCTCGACAAGGAGCGCTCCACCACGCTGTTCCGTATTTTCCAGGAAACTCTCACCAACGTCGCGCGTCATTCGAAGGCGGAAAACGTAAGCGTGAAACTGAGCGATGAAGATGGTATGATATCCTTGAATGTTCAGGATGACGGGGTCGGTATCACCCCGGACCGCTTGAAAAACGGTCATTCTCTCGGCATTCTGGGCATGCAGGAACGAGCGCGGGTCTGGGGGGGCTCCGTGGATTTTGTCAGCAAGCCCAATCAGGGCACATTGGTGTCCATCAACATCAGTAGAAATTAACTTAGGAGTAAAACGACATGACCACCGAAGTTCTTTCAGCAAAAAAGAAAGTCAGAATCCTCATCGCAGACGATCACCCCCTGTTTCGCCGTGGACTCAAAAATGCGTTTTCGGAAACCCCGGACATCGAAATCGTTGCGGAGGCCGACAATGGCAACGACGTGGTTGATCGCATCCGGGGCGAGGAACTCAGCCTGGTGATTCTCGACATCTCCATGCCCGGCAAGGATGGACTGGAAGTCGTCAAGCAGATCAAAACCGAATATCCCAAGCTGCCTATCCTGATCCTCAGTGTGTACCCGGAAAATCAGTATGCCGTGCGCTTTATCAAAGCGGGCGCCGCAGGGTACCTGACCAAGGAAAGCGCGCTCGATACATTGCTGCACGCGGTGCGCAAGGTGTCCCAGGGGGGCAAGTTCGCCAGCCCGGAAATCACGGAGCGCCTGGCTTTCGATTTCCTGGAAACCAACAAGCCTCTGCACGAAACGTTGTCGGATCGCGAATACCAGGTGTTCTTGATGATCGCGCGCGGCAAATCCTTGACGGAAATCGCCAATGAACTGTCGCTCAGCGTGAAGACCATCAGCACCCATCGGTCCCGCATTCTTGAAAAAATGAAAATGAAGAAAAATGCGGAATTGATTCATTACGCGATCAATTACGATCTCATTTAGTTAACCTTGCAAATTCCTCTACATATATAAGGCTTCTTTTTTTGAAAAGCCTTACTCACCGCAGTTCCACCCAGGTAATTCGAAAATATACGATACGCATTAGGAACTAGTCCTACCCGCCAAAAAATACCCATCTTTAGGTTTAAATTACCTCTAGCGCTAATAAGAAGAATTCCTACATAAAATTAAGCCACCCACTGATAGCGATAATTCCTGCCTTTGATTACACTCCGTACAACTTGGACTCTCAGTATTGGGCATCACAACACTTTTGACCTGTTCGAGTTTGCGGATTGTTCCTGTAGCCTCAGAAATTTTGGATCCGGCAAACTAAAAGAAAGGAATAACGTGTCCTCATCTCTCCGAACTTCATTGTGTGCCACGCTGGCTGTGGCCGCAATCATTCTGACCGGTACCCTTGCCGGAGCCGAAACCACCTTCCTCCGCACCATTTCGTTGAACTCCACGGAGGACGTTCCAAGCTTCACCTATCAGGTTCCGACCGGCAAGTCGGTGCGCATTCAAAACGATATGGACCGGGTCCTGCACAACACCTCCATCGCGAGGCTCGACCCGGATAAACATATGGTGAGTGTTCACGCGTTCCACCCTGGGCAATCGATGGATCTCGAATTCACGGCTCAGGGCGCCTACAGCATTTGTTACGAGTGGGCATTGGAACACACCACTCATCGCCAACGATCCTGTGTTCGTGTCAACGTGGTCAAGCTCCAGTCCACGTAAAGAATTCCTGAAGCTACAGCGGGGAGCAACTTTTAGTGTTTTTAAAGTATTTGGATTTGGTTTTTAAATGTTCATTTTTATTATCCTCACAAAAAAGTGAAAGGAGCCGAGGAATGAAAAAGATTTCTTTGCTGACTGCTCTGTGTGTTGTTGCCTTCAGTGGCACGGCTTTCGCCGGAAGCATCAAACCCGGTGAGTCCACCTCCTGCAACGACGCCAAACAAATCACGGTTGAAGTTGACAAAATCGGCAACAAGGCTGCGGGTGAGTTCGGCCACACCGCCAACGATCGCGGAACCGCGAGCCTGGTGGTATGGAAGTCTTCCAACGCGACCACCGTGCCGCTGACCTTGGGCCCGAACGACAGCAACATTTCCCTGACCACCACGGACAAAGGCAAAACCGGCCTGAAGCCGATGGGCGAAATGGGACGCAACAAGGTTGTATTGACCGGTCAGCCGGCGTTCAGCCGCGGTGACTCGATTGGTGACATCAGCGGTCTGGTACGCTTCACCAACACCGGCACCAACTCGGTGAGCATTACCTGTCAGTAATCAGTAAGCAAGACCCCTGTGGGAGTAACTTTCGAGCTCTAACCGTTACAGCGGACGCTCCCTTACCCAAGGAAACAGCCGGCATGCCCCTGCCGGCTGTTTTTTTTTGCCCTCACCTTGGCAACCCCCGCCCGTTTGGTGTAAAACTGTTCTTCACATTCAAACCGTTTTAACCGAGGACCCCATACCACCATGAGCGATAATCAGAAAGTCCGCGTCCGTTTCGCGCCCAGCCCCACCGGCACCCTGCACATCGGCGGCGTGCGCACCGCCCTGTTCAACTGGCTCTACGCCCGCCACCACGGCGGCGCCTTCATCCTGCGCATCGAGGACACCGACCTCTCCCGCTCCACCGATGAGTCCATCCAGGAAATCCTGAGCGCCATGCAGTGGCTCGGCCTCGACTACGACGAAGGCCCGTTCCGCCAGATGGAGCGGCAGGACCGCTACCGCGAACAGGTCGCCCACCTCCTGAACGCAGACAAAGCCTACCGCTGCTTCTGCACGCCGGAAGACCTCGAAGCCAAACGCAAGGCGCAGCAGGCCGCGGGCGAGAATCCACGCTACGACGGCACCTGCCGGCAGCGCAGCGATCAACCCACGGACCAGCCGCACGTCATCCGCTTCAAAGCGCCGAAGGAAGGCACCGTCACCGTCCAGGACATCCTGCGCGGCAACGTGAATTTCGAACTCAAGGAAATGGACGACATCATCCTGCAACGCACCGACGGCACGCCGACCTACAACTTCGTCGTCGTGGTGGACGACGCCGACATGCAGATCACCCACGTCATCCGCGGCGACGACCACCTGTCCAACACCCCCAAGCAGGCATTGCTGTACGATGCCCTCGGCGTGGCGCGACCGCAGTTCGCGCACATCTCGATGATCCTCGGTCCCGACAAAACGCGCCTCAGCAAACGCCACGGCGCGACCTCCACCCTCGAATACCAAAAGCAGGGCTACCTGCCGCACGCCCTCATCAACTATCTGGCGCGGCTCGGCTGGTCGCACGGCGACCAGGAGCTGTTCACGCTGGAGGAAATGATTAAGCACTTCGCGCTGGAGACCGTCACCATCTCCGCCGCCGTGTTCAATCCGGAAAAACTGCTGTGGGTCAACGAGCAATGGATCCAGACCAGCCCGCCGGAAGAATTGGCAAAGCACCTGGAACCGATCCTCGTGCAGGAGGGATTGCTGGCCGAGGGACACGGTCGGTCATTGGACGAGATTGGGCGCATCATCCCGCCCCTGCAGAAACGCGCCAAGACGCTGGTGGAGCTGGCCCACGGCTCCGCGTTTTATTTTACGGACGAGGTGGAGTTCGACGAGAAGGCGAAGGAGAAGTTTTTGACCGCCGAGGTGAAACCGTGGTTCGAGAAATTGTGCGCGGGGTTGGAGACGATGGACGAGCCCTTGGAGCACGACGCCGTCGAAGCCCTGTTCAAGCAGGTGATCGAGGAGGAAGGCATCAAATTGAAGAACCTGGCCCAGCCCGTGCGCGTCGCCCTCACCGGCCAGACCGCCTCCCCCGGCATCTACGATTTGTTTTTAATGCTGGGGAAAGAGAGGTCAACCAAAAGATTGAGAATAATCTAAGCCGTAGCTCTTTTAATAGTTGTCCATTTTGAGGAAGATATTTCTTGCCCCTCCCGATAAAAGCTGGTCTTTCTTTGAATGTCTGCTTCTTTCATTCTTGCTTCGATCTTCACTTCAATCACATCAGAGGCTAAGCCTTTAAATTCAAGCCATAGCGCATGCAAAAATTTAACTTCTTCTATTTTCCAGAAAACGGGGGATGGATTACTTCTCGGATCAGGAATGGTTTTAGGAAACAAGTAAATACAAGGAGGAGGGACTACTTGGCTTTGAGTTAGTTTGGTTCCCCGATGGGCATCTTTTAAAAGCTTGGGACATGGTCTACCAATAGTGCCACAAACCATGTCCCAAATAATAACCCCATCCACTTTTTGTTTTTTGTGAATTACTTCGGCTCCAAGCCTAGTATGGACCCCGGACCAAGCGTTATGGTTAGGGTCAGCACCGGGGTTCTGACACAATGACCAGATTATAAATTCATCTGCTTGA of Nitrospina watsonii contains these proteins:
- a CDS encoding response regulator; its protein translation is MTTEVLSAKKKVRILIADDHPLFRRGLKNAFSETPDIEIVAEADNGNDVVDRIRGEELSLVILDISMPGKDGLEVVKQIKTEYPKLPILILSVYPENQYAVRFIKAGAAGYLTKESALDTLLHAVRKVSQGGKFASPEITERLAFDFLETNKPLHETLSDREYQVFLMIARGKSLTEIANELSLSVKTISTHRSRILEKMKMKKNAELIHYAINYDLI
- the gltX gene encoding glutamate--tRNA ligase — encoded protein: MSDNQKVRVRFAPSPTGTLHIGGVRTALFNWLYARHHGGAFILRIEDTDLSRSTDESIQEILSAMQWLGLDYDEGPFRQMERQDRYREQVAHLLNADKAYRCFCTPEDLEAKRKAQQAAGENPRYDGTCRQRSDQPTDQPHVIRFKAPKEGTVTVQDILRGNVNFELKEMDDIILQRTDGTPTYNFVVVVDDADMQITHVIRGDDHLSNTPKQALLYDALGVARPQFAHISMILGPDKTRLSKRHGATSTLEYQKQGYLPHALINYLARLGWSHGDQELFTLEEMIKHFALETVTISAAVFNPEKLLWVNEQWIQTSPPEELAKHLEPILVQEGLLAEGHGRSLDEIGRIIPPLQKRAKTLVELAHGSAFYFTDEVEFDEKAKEKFLTAEVKPWFEKLCAGLETMDEPLEHDAVEALFKQVIEEEGIKLKNLAQPVRVALTGQTASPGIYDLFLMLGKERSTKRLRII